The genomic segment TCGTGATCGGCGAGGCGTTCATGACGCGCACCCATCCGCAGTGGCGCCGGGTGCGCGACCTCGTGGCCGCCGGCCGCATCGGCGAGCTGCGCATGGTGACCGGCCATTTCAGCTACTACCGCCGCGACCCCGACGACGTCCGCAGCAAGGTCGAGTGGGGCGGCGGCGTCCTGCTCGACATCGGCTGCTATCCCGTGACGATGTCGCGGTGGCTGTTCGGCGCCGAGCCCGCGGAGGTCGCGTGCGTGCTCGAGCGCGATCCCGACTTCAGGGTGGACCGCTACGTGTCCGGCCTGCTGCGCTTCCCCTCCGGCCAGGCGGCGTTCACCGTCGCCGGCCAGGCCGCCCTGTTCCAGCAGATGCAGATCTTCGGCACCCGGGGCCGCATCGAGGTCGAGATCCCGTTCAACGCCCCGGCCGACCACCCCACCCGCATCCTGGTGGACGACGGCCGCGACCTGGTGGGCGGAGGCATCGAGGCCATCGCGTTCGACCCGGTGAACCAGTACACGCTCCAGGCGGAGCGCTTCGCCGACGCGGTGCGCGGCCGCGGCGCGGTGCCGGTCGGCGTCGAGGACGCGATCGCCAACATGGCTGTGCTCGACGCGCTGTTCCGTGCGGCCGAGAACGGCCGGTGGGAGCCGGTCGGATGACCACCGTGCTCGAGACCATCGGCCGGCTGCGGA from the Gemmatimonadales bacterium genome contains:
- a CDS encoding Gfo/Idh/MocA family oxidoreductase; translation: MTAVTPDRVTPKDGADPSAPLRWGVLGVADIAVKLVIPAMQQSRTARVEAIASRTHAKAEAAARSLGIARAYGSYDALLADAAIDAVYIPLPNHLHVPWTIRAAEAGKHVLCEKPMGCHAAEVRELLAVRERTGVVIGEAFMTRTHPQWRRVRDLVAAGRIGELRMVTGHFSYYRRDPDDVRSKVEWGGGVLLDIGCYPVTMSRWLFGAEPAEVACVLERDPDFRVDRYVSGLLRFPSGQAAFTVAGQAALFQQMQIFGTRGRIEVEIPFNAPADHPTRILVDDGRDLVGGGIEAIAFDPVNQYTLQAERFADAVRGRGAVPVGVEDAIANMAVLDALFRAAENGRWEPVG